TGATGCTCCTCGTGGCCACGTCGATGGCCCTCTCGTGGGTCCTCTCGTTCGACCGGATCCCGCAGGGCGTGGCCGAGGGGCTCGTCGGGCTGTCCGAGAACCCCATCGTGCTCCTGCTGCTCATCAACCTCGTGCTGCTGGCGGTCGGGACGTTTATGGACATGACGCCGGCCATCCTCATCTTCACGCCCATCTTCCTACCCGTGGCCGTCGGGCTCGGCATCGACCCGCTCCACTTCGGGATCATCATGGTGCTGAACCTGTGCATCGGGCTATGCACCCCGCCGGTCGGGACGGTCCTGTTCGCGGGGTGCGGGGTGGCCGGCGTCCCGGTCTCGCGGATCGTCCGGCCGCTCCTCCCGCTCTACGTCGCGATGTTGGTCGCGCTCGCCGTCGTGGTCCTCGTCCCGGAGCTGACCCTCGCTCTTCCCCGAGCGTTCGGGCTCTAGAACGGCTGGGGGTGTATGTTGTCTGACACCTTCGCCGTCAGGACATGTCTGGGACACGATTCAAGTCAGTAGGGAAGCCGGAACTGCTGAGCCAGACCGTCGAGACCGCCATCGAGGAGGCGATCCGGTCGGGCGATCTCGCGGAGGGCGAGAAGCTGCCGTCGGAGATGGAGCTGTGCTCGCAGTTCGGTGTGAGCCGGACGGCCATGCGTGAGGCGCTCCGGATGCTCTCGGCGCGGGGCCTCCTCCGCATCGAGAAGGGGCGGGGGACGTTCGTCCGCCGGCTCTCGGCCGACTCAGTGGTCACGCCGATGGAGCTCTACCTCCACATGCACAGCGGGACCGACCACGCGCTCCACGTCGTCGGGGCCCGCCAGCTGATCGAGCCGCCCATCGCGGCGGCCGCCGCCCTCCACCACACGGAGGAGGACGCGGAGAAGCTCCGCGCGAACATGGCCGAGCTCGCCGGCGCGACGGACGACCGCGAGGCCCTCACCCGCCTCGACATGGCGTTCCACCTCCTGATCGCGGAGGCGGCACACAACCCCGTGCTCCCCTTGTTCGTCCGGCCGATCCAGATGCTCATGCCGGCGATCAAGGCGGACGTGTACGAGGTTGTCGGCGACGCCCACTCCGCCGCCGTCCACTGGCACACGAAGGTCCTCGACGCGATCCTCGGCCGGGACGCTGAGGCGGCAGAAACGGCAATGAAGCAACACCTCGAGATCGCCCGGGAGCACGTGGAGTCGGCGTTGGGGCGGCGCGTACAGGCCGCCTGAGAGCTCCCCCCGGGGTTCGCGCGGCCTCGTAGCCGCGAAGTTCCGGAAGCGCTTGCACGTGAAGTGACGGTGACCTATACTGGATTCAACCTGTATGACATGTTACATGCTACAGGTCGAGTCCTCTTCCACCCCCGCACTCACATGCGCCACTTCTACACCATCGTCGCCCTCGCCGGCCTCGCTCTCGGGGCGGGCGGCGCCTCTGCACAGATCACGGTCGCCAGTTCGGG
This sequence is a window from Rubrivirga marina. Protein-coding genes within it:
- a CDS encoding FadR/GntR family transcriptional regulator, whose protein sequence is MSGTRFKSVGKPELLSQTVETAIEEAIRSGDLAEGEKLPSEMELCSQFGVSRTAMREALRMLSARGLLRIEKGRGTFVRRLSADSVVTPMELYLHMHSGTDHALHVVGARQLIEPPIAAAAALHHTEEDAEKLRANMAELAGATDDREALTRLDMAFHLLIAEAAHNPVLPLFVRPIQMLMPAIKADVYEVVGDAHSAAVHWHTKVLDAILGRDAEAAETAMKQHLEIAREHVESALGRRVQAA